A DNA window from Pseudomonadota bacterium contains the following coding sequences:
- a CDS encoding LptF/LptG family permease has translation MKFIEKLQNKFYIYIFKELAYILFLALGILTFILIMSKMGRIADLVINKGVDLKDIILLIIYSSPPFLTFTLPMAFLLSTIVVLGRLSAENEILILKTSGIDLKYLFYPIAAVGIIITIVGFINTNLLLPKSGELFRDTLINVVKKGVSVDDKEGVFNDSISGVVIYIDKVDTKNKSLLGILVSDDRDKDVKQMISADKGYVNYDPASLDLYFVLEKGSLHRWEKINDVYRNLSFKNYSFSINLTNMLPGNVSLRKRPYEMDIKELRQSLASASASDRYDLLLEIYKKFSIPFSSLAFIFLTIPLGVRRRIEGKVSGIIYSLALFIFYYILMAFTENVGKSIHLPALLTSFIPNILIIFIGLNLLKHLNSEENAGISEKLKYLWGHYLEKVK, from the coding sequence ATGAAATTCATCGAAAAATTGCAAAATAAATTCTATATTTACATATTTAAAGAGCTTGCGTATATACTTTTTTTGGCCCTCGGCATACTCACCTTCATACTTATAATGAGTAAAATGGGAAGGATAGCAGATCTTGTCATAAACAAAGGGGTCGATTTAAAGGATATTATCTTATTGATTATATATTCTTCTCCGCCTTTTCTCACTTTCACCCTACCTATGGCTTTTTTGTTGTCAACTATAGTTGTGCTTGGAAGACTTTCAGCAGAGAATGAAATACTGATATTGAAAACAAGTGGTATAGACTTAAAATATCTCTTCTATCCAATTGCAGCCGTGGGCATAATAATTACAATCGTGGGATTTATAAACACTAATCTGCTTCTTCCAAAAAGCGGCGAATTGTTCAGGGATACATTGATAAATGTAGTCAAAAAGGGTGTATCGGTAGACGACAAGGAAGGAGTATTCAATGATTCAATATCCGGCGTAGTTATATATATCGATAAAGTTGACACAAAAAATAAATCACTTTTAGGAATTCTTGTGTCTGATGACAGAGACAAGGATGTCAAGCAAATGATATCAGCTGATAAGGGTTATGTAAATTACGATCCGGCATCTCTTGATCTCTATTTTGTGCTTGAAAAAGGAAGTTTGCACAGGTGGGAAAAAATAAACGATGTTTATAGAAATCTTTCTTTTAAGAATTATTCATTTTCCATAAATCTTACTAATATGTTGCCTGGAAATGTATCTTTAAGAAAAAGACCATATGAAATGGATATAAAAGAGTTAAGACAGTCTCTTGCAAGTGCAAGCGCTTCGGACAGATACGATTTGCTTCTTGAAATCTATAAAAAATTCTCAATCCCTTTCTCATCATTAGCTTTTATATTTCTCACAATACCTCTGGGCGTAAGACGGAGGATAGAAGGAAAGGTTTCAGGCATTATATATAGTCTGGCATTATTCATTTTTTATTATATCCTGATGGCTTTTACCGAAAATGTCGGAAAATCAATACACTTGCCGGCACTACTTACATCCTTCATACCAAATATATTAATAATTTTTATAGGCTTAAATCTTTTAAAACATTTGAATTCTGAAGAAAATGCAGGTATTTCAGAAAAACTAAAATATCTTTGGGGACACTATCTTGAAAAAGTTAAATAA
- a CDS encoding LptF/LptG family permease, with translation MKKLNKYLISNVLKILLITELAGLVMFITIEFFEHMGVFTSSLKNFVLSIVYIFLKIPYYFNLILPLTFLISILIMLILMIRNNEMVVVRTSGISTILVMKPLIFLSIVFIMFSFILSEWIIPAALNKSEYIYRIKIKKEEPYVFFKNGSIWFKRGNVINNIDSIDVKKDIIKGLTVIELSDSYTIKKRIDAKEGIWKNDSWFFTDVAERIFDDEGIKSVKKYTVLKDLIREPPSVFKVMEKNPEEMGYRELSNYIKRLKADGHDVRRYLVDLYGKVAFPFINLIMVFAAFSVGLRYTKTKNVSMGIFMGICIGVLYFLFHNISLSYGYSTFPPIFAAWFSNIIFFSAGIIGIVTLRT, from the coding sequence TTGAAAAAGTTAAATAAATACTTAATCTCAAATGTTTTAAAAATATTATTGATAACTGAGCTTGCCGGACTTGTAATGTTTATAACTATTGAGTTTTTTGAACATATGGGTGTTTTTACATCATCTTTAAAAAACTTTGTGTTAAGCATTGTTTATATATTTCTTAAAATACCCTATTATTTCAACCTTATTTTACCGTTAACTTTTCTTATCTCGATATTAATAATGCTTATATTAATGATCAGGAACAATGAAATGGTTGTCGTCAGAACGTCTGGCATAAGTACGATTCTGGTTATGAAACCACTTATTTTTCTTTCCATAGTATTCATAATGTTTTCATTTATCCTCTCTGAATGGATTATACCTGCAGCTTTAAATAAATCGGAATATATATATAGAATCAAGATAAAGAAAGAAGAACCATATGTATTTTTCAAAAATGGAAGTATCTGGTTTAAGAGGGGTAATGTTATAAATAACATAGACTCTATTGATGTAAAAAAGGATATTATAAAAGGGCTTACGGTGATTGAGCTATCTGATTCATACACTATCAAAAAAAGGATAGATGCAAAAGAAGGAATATGGAAAAACGATTCCTGGTTTTTTACAGATGTTGCAGAAAGAATATTTGACGATGAAGGAATAAAATCAGTAAAAAAATATACAGTTCTAAAAGATCTTATCAGAGAACCACCTTCGGTATTCAAGGTTATGGAAAAGAATCCTGAAGAAATGGGCTACAGAGAACTTTCAAATTATATAAAAAGGCTCAAAGCAGACGGGCATGATGTTCGGAGATATCTTGTTGATCTTTATGGCAAAGTTGCATTTCCGTTTATTAACCTTATAATGGTGTTTGCTGCATTCTCTGTCGGTTTAAGATACACTAAAACAAAAAATGTATCCATGGGGATATTTATGGGTATATGCATTGGCGTACTATACTTTCTCTTTCATAATATTTCGTTATCATATGGATATTCAACGTTTCCACCTATTTTTGCTGCATGGTTTTCAAATATTATTTTTTTCTCCGCCGGCATAATAGGAATTGTTACTCTAAGGACATAG
- a CDS encoding ribonuclease H-like domain-containing protein, with amino-acid sequence MKAYLDIETDRWGNISVIGIYTKQKGLLQLYGDNITTENVGILIYQTKTIVTFNGDSFDLPFIKKKLHLDLKATHHSLDLFKEKKRLGIKGGLKELEKKFGIVRKTEGINGYHAIKLWESYIRDGNSEALDLLLEYNGEDVINLISLESCLANL; translated from the coding sequence TTGAAAGCTTATCTTGATATAGAAACAGACAGATGGGGAAATATATCCGTAATAGGCATTTATACCAAACAAAAGGGGCTTTTACAGCTTTACGGAGACAACATAACCACAGAAAATGTTGGAATATTAATTTACCAAACAAAAACAATTGTAACATTCAACGGCGATAGTTTTGATCTTCCTTTCATAAAGAAAAAATTACATCTTGATTTAAAAGCAACCCACCACTCGCTCGATCTTTTTAAGGAAAAAAAAAGATTGGGAATCAAAGGCGGACTCAAAGAGCTTGAGAAGAAGTTTGGAATTGTAAGAAAAACTGAGGGGATAAACGGTTATCATGCTATTAAGCTTTGGGAAAGCTACATAAGAGACGGGAACAGTGAGGCACTCGATCTTCTTCTTGAATACAACGGGGAAGATGTGATAAACCTGATAAGCCTTGAATCCTGTTTGGCAAACTTATAG
- a CDS encoding alpha/beta fold hydrolase — MTENFELDVFHNKISGIMTVPDGDKKNPCVILSHGLISSKESSKYIAMSKNLDDAGIASCRFDYHGCGESGGNIEETTLTKRVGNLDAITEYVVNHNLVDADKIGILGSSFGGSACIIKAAKDKRIKCVALWATPYRLEKKEDGRISEIEFNESIYTDFLTYNLLLEAAKVSCALVIHGEIDETVPCSEGKSIYKCLKKPKKIEIIKGADHIFSNLSHREKAISLSLNWFRRFFLGS; from the coding sequence ATGACAGAAAACTTTGAATTAGATGTTTTTCATAATAAAATATCAGGCATTATGACTGTCCCTGATGGCGACAAAAAAAACCCTTGCGTCATCCTTTCACACGGACTTATCAGCTCAAAGGAAAGCTCGAAATATATTGCAATGTCAAAAAACCTGGATGACGCAGGCATAGCATCCTGCAGATTTGATTATCATGGCTGTGGAGAGAGCGGGGGCAATATAGAAGAAACAACTCTTACCAAAAGGGTTGGAAATCTGGATGCAATTACAGAATATGTTGTCAATCACAATCTTGTTGACGCGGATAAAATTGGTATTCTGGGAAGCAGTTTTGGCGGGTCTGCATGCATTATAAAAGCAGCCAAAGATAAAAGAATAAAATGTGTTGCACTATGGGCAACACCATATAGATTAGAAAAAAAAGAGGATGGCAGAATATCCGAAATTGAATTTAATGAATCTATTTATACTGATTTCCTGACCTATAATCTGCTTTTAGAAGCAGCTAAGGTATCCTGTGCATTAGTAATACATGGAGAGATAGATGAAACCGTTCCTTGCTCTGAAGGAAAATCAATATACAAATGCCTGAAAAAACCAAAAAAAATTGAAATTATTAAAGGTGCTGATCACATATTTTCAAATTTATCACACAGAGAAAAGGCAATCAGTCTGTCTTTGAACTGGTTTAGAAGGTTTTTCCTGGGCAGTTAA
- a CDS encoding site-2 protease family protein, whose translation MSRKYGIPATLPYFLPFPLSPFGTFGAIIKIKGVFINKKALFDIGVAGPLSGFVVSVPLIILGIKLSTIQSVTGNASYLKLGDPLIFKIVQQLLIGNIPEGSDLVLHPFGYAGWVGLFVTALNLLPVGQLDGGHIVYAVFGEKSKWVFGATLIALGVFSIFYNPGWLALVIILLIFGMRHPQPFDTETELDDKRKFIAFVILIIFILSFTPIPFPSLNISKSSGILI comes from the coding sequence ATGAGCAGGAAATATGGCATACCGGCAACCCTACCTTATTTTTTACCTTTTCCCCTCTCACCCTTTGGTACATTTGGCGCAATAATAAAGATAAAAGGTGTTTTTATCAATAAAAAGGCTCTTTTTGACATCGGGGTAGCAGGGCCACTGTCAGGCTTTGTCGTGTCAGTACCATTAATAATCTTAGGTATTAAACTATCCACAATCCAATCAGTGACCGGCAACGCATCATACCTTAAACTTGGTGACCCCTTAATCTTCAAGATTGTTCAACAATTGTTAATAGGCAACATACCTGAAGGCTCTGACCTTGTCCTGCATCCATTTGGTTATGCCGGGTGGGTAGGTTTGTTTGTTACGGCACTGAACCTTTTGCCTGTTGGACAGCTCGATGGTGGTCATATTGTCTATGCGGTATTCGGTGAAAAGAGCAAATGGGTCTTTGGCGCAACTCTAATTGCACTCGGGGTATTCTCAATCTTTTATAACCCAGGATGGTTAGCACTTGTTATTATTCTTCTTATTTTCGGTATGCGTCACCCGCAACCTTTTGACACTGAAACAGAACTTGACGATAAAAGGAAATTTATAGCATTCGTTATACTTATAATATTTATACTTTCATTCACCCCTATTCCATTCCCATCGTTAAACATAAGCAAGAGTTCGGGGATCCTTATATAA